DNA sequence from the Candidatus Krumholzibacteriia bacterium genome:
AGCTGTTGTGGCGGCTGCTGCGGGGGACCGATCGCCATCCACTTCCCCAGCGGACCCTCGCCTGGTACGTCGACCGGGTACTCGACGTGGGCGAGGTACTGACCGCCGAGGGGATCCGCGGTCGTCGACTCGACGTGATCACGGCCGCTCTCTGCGTGCTCGAGCACCACCGAGACGGCACGGTGCTCCTGCCGGCCTCGCCCCGCGTGCGGGACGTGCTGGCCTCCGCATCGATCGACGGTGTCGAGACCATCGACGCCGGCGTTCGTCTGAGTCTCGACCCGGCGGCGGCGCGTCGTCTCGCGCTGCCCCACGGTCTGCCCGTGCCGGCCCGCGACGAGCCCGACGTGGAGCCGGCCGAGAAGGCGCAGGAGGAGACGGTCAAGGATCTCGTGTTGTCGAACATCAACAACACCAGCGTCCTGTTGGGCCTGTTGAAGAACCAGAAGGTGATCAACACGCCGGGCATCGTGCGCATGGTGGTGGAACGGTCGCGCAACATGCGTGTGCTCGACACCATCTGCACCGCGCGCAACCTGCACTCGGGCTTCGCGAACAAGGACGTGCCGCTGGCACTGCTGCGGTCGCCCATGAACATCCCCGTGAAGGTCCTGCGCAAGTTCGTGAACGTGCGCTACGTGTCGAAGATGGACCTGCGCCGAGTCGAACGGGACTCCTCCGCGGTCCGCCGCGAGGTCGCCGCCGAGGTGGGCGCCTACCTCAAGTCGCTCGCCTGATCCATTCGCATCTTCCGCGACCGACCTCACGGAGTCGCTTCTGGTCAAGCGACGGGCGAGGGTCTACATTCGCCAAGTTGTGCCTCCGTGCGCCCGATCCGTGGTGCGCGGTGGGTTCCGGGGCCGGTCCGCACCGTCGGTCGAGCGACGGGAGTGGAGCCGCGGCCCCCCGAGCCCCGTCGACAGGGGAGGTTCGTCATGGCCGTCCAGCTCGCGAAGCGCATGCAGCGTCTCGGAACCGAAACCGCGTTCGAAGTCCTTGCCCGCGCGAAGGCACTCGAGGCGAAGGGCCGTTCGGTGGTCCACCTCGAGATCGGCGAGCCCGACTTCGACACGCCGCGGAACATCGTCGATGCCGGCGTGAAGGCCCTGCAGGAGGGCGCGACGCACTACGGGCCCTCGGCCGGTCTGCCGCAGGCGCGCGAGGCCTTCGCCGAGCACTTCTCGCGCGACCGCGGCGTCCAGGTCACGCCCGAGCAGTTCGTGATCACGCCCGGCGCGAAGCCCATCCTGTACTTCGTGATCACCGCGCTGGTGGACGAGGGCGCAGAGGTCGTCTATCCCAATCCCGGCTTCCCGATCTACGAGTCGGTGATCGACTTCGTCGGCGGCAAGGCCGTACCGTTGCCGCTGCGCGAGGAGAACGACTTCCGTATCGACCACGACGAACTGCGCTCGCTCACCAATTCCAACACCAGGCTGATCATCATCAACTCACCGGGCAATCCGACCGGTGGCGTCTTGACGATGGAGGACCTCGAGGTCGTCGCCGAGGTGGCGAAGAAGAACGATGCCTGGGTGCTGGCCGACGAGATCTACAGCCACATCGTGTACGAGGGCGAGCACCGGTCGATCCTCGAGATCGACGGCATGGCCGAGCGCACGATCGTCCTCGACGGTCATTCGAAGACCTACGCCATGACCGGATGGCGGCTGGGCTACGGTGTCATGCCGCAGGACCTGGCGCCGGCCATCGCGCGATTGATGACGAACGTGAACAGCTGCACCGCGAGCTTCACGCAGCTCGCCGGTGTCGAAGCGCTGCTCGGCGACCAGTCCGGCGCCGAAGCCATGGTCAAGGAGTTCCAGATCCGCCGTGATCTGCTCGTCGACGCGTTGAACGACATCCCGGGTCTGCGTTGCAAGAAACCCGGAGGCGCGTTCTACGTGTTCCCGAACGTCGAGGAAACCGGTGCAAAGGCGGAGGACTTCGCCCGCACGCTGCTCGACGAGTACGGTGTGGCGAGTCTGGCCGGGACCTCGTTCGGTCGCTTCGGCGCGGGCTATCTCCGATTCAGCTACGCCAACAGCCAGGACAACCTGCGCGAGGCGGTCACGCGGATCCGCCGCTACGTCGACGATCTCGCGCGCGCCTAGGAGCACGGCATGGCCCGAGTTCTGGTGATCGGCGGGGGTGGGCGCGAGCACGCTCTCGCCCGTGGCCTGTCGCGTTCGTCGAGCGTGGACCGGGTCTTCGTGGCTCCTGGCAACGACGGCATGGTCGACGTCGCCGAGTGCGTCGTCGCGAAGACGCTCGACGACCAGGTCCGCGCGGCCTCGGAGCTCGACGTCGACCTCGTGGTGGTCGGGCCCGAACAGCCGCTGGTCGACGGCCTGGCCGATCGCCTGCGCGCGTCGGGCCGCACCGTCTTCGGCCCCGATTCCGTGGCGGCACGCATCGAGGGCGACAAGGCGTGGTCGAAGCAACTCATGCTCGACGCGGGGGTGCCGACGGCTGCGGCGGCTGCCTTCGACCGTCTCGAACCCGCGCTCGAACACGTACGGTCCACCGGTGGGCAGTGTGTGGTCAAGGCCACGGGCCTGGCCGCCGGAAAAGGGGTCACCGTGTGCTCGGACGTCGCGACGGCCGAGGCGGCGGTGCGCGCGTGCCTGGTCGAAGCGGTCTTCGGCGAGGCCGGATCGTCGGTGCTGATCGAGGAGCGACTCGACGGACCCGAGTTGTCGGTCTTCGCCGTGTCGGACGGCCGGGAGGTCGCCACCTTCGCGCCGAGCCGCGACCACAAGCGTCTCGGCGACGGCGACGAGGGTCCGAACACCGGAGGCATGGGCGCCTACACGCCGGTGGCCGACGCGACCGACGCACTCGTGGCGAACGTCGCGGAGGGGGTCGTCGGCCCCACGCTCGACGCGTTGCGTGCGCGGGGGGTGGAGTACCGCGGCCTGCTGTACGTCGGTCTCATGCTGACCGCCGACGGGCCGAAGGTGCTGGAGTACAACTGCCGCTTCGGTGATCCCGAGACCCAGGTGGTGGTGCCCGCCTTCGACGGCGACCTGTACGAGTTGCTGCGCGGCGCGGCAGAGGGCTCGCTGGGGACTCGTGGCCCGTTGCCGAGTGATGGAGCGGCAGTGGGCGTCGTGCTCGCTTCGGCGGGCTATCCGGCGTCGAGTACGAAGGGTGTTCCCGTGCCCGGTCTCGTCGACCTGGAGACGACCGACGACGAGATCGTCTTCCACGCGGCCACGCGGCGGAGTGACGCGGGCTGGGAGACGAACGGGGGGCGGGTGCTGTGCGCCGTCGGCCGCGGAGCCGATGTGGCCGAAGCCCGGAAGCGGGCCGATGCCCTGGCCGGCCGCCTCGAGTTCCAAGGTGCGCAGCGAAGGCACGACATCGGAGCCCGGGAGGCGTCCTGAGCCCGGACCTCCGGTGGACCGGCGCTGCAGTCGGGTGCGCTTGACGCCCCTGCGGCCTCCCGGTAGCTTTCGCCGGCAACCCCGTTCCCGGGTGGGAGCACGAATCCATGATCCGCATCCTGTTCGTCTGCACCGGGAACACCTGTCGCAGTCCGTTGGCCGAGGCCGCGGCGCGCCGGATCTTCGCCGATCACGACGACCTGCACTTCGCGTCGGCCGGGATCGCGGCCGACCAGGGCGCGCCTGCCTCGAACCATGCGCAGTTCGTGGCGCGGGAACGCGGTGTCGATCTCGGGGCGCACCGCAGCCGCGTTCTCGATGCCGACCTGGCCGCCGGTGCCGATCTGATCCTGACCATGACGCGCGGCCACGCGGATGCCGCCCGCCGAATGCTGGGCGCCGAGGCGCGCGGGAAGGTCCTGACGCTCGCCGAGGCCGCGGAACGGTCCCGCCCCGTCGACGTGGACGATCCCATCGGCGGGACGCTCGAGGACTACGAGAGGACGAACGAGCAGATCGAATCCATGGTCGAAGCCCTCCGGCCGCGCCTGGACGCGCTCCGCGCCGGT
Encoded proteins:
- a CDS encoding pyridoxal phosphate-dependent aminotransferase yields the protein MAVQLAKRMQRLGTETAFEVLARAKALEAKGRSVVHLEIGEPDFDTPRNIVDAGVKALQEGATHYGPSAGLPQAREAFAEHFSRDRGVQVTPEQFVITPGAKPILYFVITALVDEGAEVVYPNPGFPIYESVIDFVGGKAVPLPLREENDFRIDHDELRSLTNSNTRLIIINSPGNPTGGVLTMEDLEVVAEVAKKNDAWVLADEIYSHIVYEGEHRSILEIDGMAERTIVLDGHSKTYAMTGWRLGYGVMPQDLAPAIARLMTNVNSCTASFTQLAGVEALLGDQSGAEAMVKEFQIRRDLLVDALNDIPGLRCKKPGGAFYVFPNVEETGAKAEDFARTLLDEYGVASLAGTSFGRFGAGYLRFSYANSQDNLREAVTRIRRYVDDLARA
- the purD gene encoding phosphoribosylamine--glycine ligase, whose translation is MARVLVIGGGGREHALARGLSRSSSVDRVFVAPGNDGMVDVAECVVAKTLDDQVRAASELDVDLVVVGPEQPLVDGLADRLRASGRTVFGPDSVAARIEGDKAWSKQLMLDAGVPTAAAAAFDRLEPALEHVRSTGGQCVVKATGLAAGKGVTVCSDVATAEAAVRACLVEAVFGEAGSSVLIEERLDGPELSVFAVSDGREVATFAPSRDHKRLGDGDEGPNTGGMGAYTPVADATDALVANVAEGVVGPTLDALRARGVEYRGLLYVGLMLTADGPKVLEYNCRFGDPETQVVVPAFDGDLYELLRGAAEGSLGTRGPLPSDGAAVGVVLASAGYPASSTKGVPVPGLVDLETTDDEIVFHAATRRSDAGWETNGGRVLCAVGRGADVAEARKRADALAGRLEFQGAQRRHDIGAREAS
- a CDS encoding low molecular weight protein arginine phosphatase, whose product is MIRILFVCTGNTCRSPLAEAAARRIFADHDDLHFASAGIAADQGAPASNHAQFVARERGVDLGAHRSRVLDADLAAGADLILTMTRGHADAARRMLGAEARGKVLTLAEAAERSRPVDVDDPIGGTLEDYERTNEQIESMVEALRPRLDALRAGAVRGDD